The window ATATGACCAAATCGAAAATACAGAAGGTCAGAAAACTTTAAGTATTCGCACTCAATTTGATAAAAGTCGTTCAAAATGGCTTTCTATAAATAGCGATGCTGCAACGTATTTTGCAACACGTTACAAAGGTTTAACGGCACTTATGGGGGCTTCCGTTCAATGGGATGTTCATTATTTATTTTCATACCCAGAATTTATTGAGGTTGAATCTAAAAAACAAGCTAAAAAACTGAGTAATTATTCGGCATCAAAGAAAGCCAATGAAATCAAATTTATAATGACCTTGGAGTATCAAGTCGGTAAAAGTAAAAGGCAAAGTGAAGTTCAGTTAAATTGGAAATTTAATCCCAATGCGATTGCTTGTAAATTATATGGGGATTTAAAACGTTTATCTGAATCCAAAAGTACATTTTTGAGTCCCCCGGTTTTTCTAGAAGCTGTCAGTAAAAAGGGGGATTTACAACATATTTCTTTGACTGATACGGGAACTTTACAAGCTCAGTTCAGACAGGAACGTGGAACGTTGGTTTCAGCCTATGATAAAACATGGGATATGGGTGTTATATTTTCCTCTCACCTCAAGTCATTATTGGCAGAGGGACATTTAAATTCTGAACAAGCTACTGAAATTAAGCTTGCTTGGCAAAATTTTTCAAATTTTTATAAAGAGGCTCTTGTCTCTTGGCTGACAGAAGGTGTGCATTCTGAAAAAATTATAGAACAAATGAAATCTTACGATGGATTGCTTCGAGTGCTTCAAAAGTATGCTTCGGAAGATATCGCAAGAGAGAAACTTTGGGAACCGCTTTTGAAAATAGGAAACTATCAAATCGCAGGTTACTCAATGAGCATACTTGCTCCCTGGCATCCATTTCGTTTGGCTTCATTAGCTATCCAAACTCGTCAGACTACCAGCTTAATTACAAAATTATTAACTGAGTCAGTAAAGTTTAGCGACACCAGACTTTTTTTTAAAGAACGCCTTCAAGAACTCGAACAACCCTATTATCCAGAAATTACAGTGGGTAATTTAGGCAAAGGAAAAGAACCCAAGCTTTTAAATATGACTGATTCCTTTTGTGATTACAGTTTAATGGAAAGGCCTGTATTAAGCCCTGATGGGAAGTGGGAAACAAATGAAGACCCCACACGTGCCAGTAAAAAAATAAAAGATGTTGTACAGCGTTATCTGGAATTATTACCTCATGAACGTGCCAGCTTGGATTTGGTTTTGTTTAATTGTGATAATGATAAACTTCCCCAGAAAGTAATTAAGGAATTATCTGATTTATACTCTGGTACAGATGTGATTTGTCAGGTTATGCTTCGTCATCGGAACTCATCGAAATTAACTGCTCTCTATAAAAACTTAATTGAAAATACTTCTCAAGAAGATCAGAGTCTGATCTCTGGTGAATATACCTCTGATTTTATGTCTCGTTTTCGCATAGGTATATTGCAAGAGTCACCAAACATTCAAATACACCAAGGCAAGCCAGCTGATATTGTCTTTCTTCAAGATGTTATTTCAAATAAAGCGAAAGAAGAATGGGTTGTCTCTCCACAAAGCAATTCGGGAGAAATTGAGCGTCCAAATATTCTTGATCATGTTCCTATTCGTTGGTCTAAAAGACGACCTTCACAAAAAGGAGAGCAAAAAGCTACGAATTATCTTGTTTCACCAATCCAACCGCAAGAAGGCTTAACCTATATAAAATCAATAGAATGCATGGTGGAGCAAAAAAAATCAGATCATAATTATGCTCTTCCAGTTAGACAGATTTCATTGAAAGATGATGAAATTGATACTATTCTTGATGAAGTTCATCGAATTGGAGAGTGGGTTGTCAATTATGATGATTTGTTAGATCGCAGACAGTTGAATAATTATGATGTTGAAGTGATTCGGTATCAACAAAAAAGAAACGATAAGCGTAAATTACTGATTTCTTCGTCGTCACCAACCCAAATGCTAAACGTATTAATCCAACGTCGTTTGCAAGACTTAGGTTTACAATTGGAAGACAGTGCCCAAAGTAGATTAGTCGCTCAGATTGTAGACGATGGAAAGAAAGTATCTGGTGATCTTGTCTTACGGGCTGCTAAACGTGGTGTTTTTGCAAAAGAATTAATGGGAATAGTTTTAAGTTTGGTTCTATTACAAGCTGAAATAGGACAAAAAACGCCCATGGGTGTGTTTTCACTGGATGATTATGCCAGTTGGTTTGGTCAAAAAGAACAACGTATTGCAGATATTATGGTACTGAATCCGGTTAGAGACAATAATGCTGCACAGTTAAATATTTTAATTTCCGAAGCAAAATATATTGATTTAGTAAGTTTAAGTACTTCTCAAAAATCTTCTCAAAATCAACTTCGAGATACGGTTCTAAGATTACAAAATGCATTAGATCCCACAAAAAAACGTGAAGATGCAGAAATGTGGCTTGCTAAAATTTGCGACATGCTGCTTGAAGGCATCACTCATCATCCTCAAGGGACAGACTTCAGTGGTGAACTGGAGTTTTGGCGAAATGGATTAATGAATCGGAGTATTCCGATCCTGATTCGCGGCTATTCTCATGTTTTTGTCTTTGGCTCACATGAGTCTACAGTAAATAGCCAACAGCTAATTGTGTCAAACGTATCCAATTGTATTCAAGAAATTTTCAACCGTGAATCTGTCAAAAAACTGGTTGAAGCTTATGCCGAGAAATCATATGAAAAAATCCAAGCTATTCGGCAGGATTTAGGTGATTCTATTACATTCGAAACTATTCGTCAGCCCCAAAATCCGCAAAGAGAAAAAGCAGCCTCAACTATAACCACTGTAATTAATAACCCTACAGATCCCCCTGCAACCCAAGAAGAAAAGCCAGAACCTGTTACTCAAGAATCAGGAACTATATCTCCTGACTTGTCTGAGCCTGAAGAATGCAATGGGAAAGAACAAGAGCTTCCTTGGCCACCAAAGTATCTAAAAACTTGGTTGAATACAAACTCTTTATCTCAAGTCAATGGAGACAGTGAGTCTCAATTACAAGAAGATATCGTAAGTAGGCTTAAAACAGCTCTTTACAGTTATGATTTGCCCGTTAAGATTTTAGGTTCACGTTTAACACCAAATGCCATTTTGGTACGCTTAAAAGGTTCAGATCAATTAACGGTTGATGCTGTTGATAAGAAGCGTTCTCAACTTTTAACAACGCATGCTCTAAATCTATTAAGCGTTACAGCACAGCCTGGAGAGATTATTATCTCGATTGAACGGCCTCAACGTCAGGTTATTTCTATGGCTGATAGTTGGTTGACTCGTTTAAACAATCCTACGGCTTCAAATATGAATATGAGCCTTTTGGTTGGGGTTAAAGAAATAGATGGGGAACTACTTTACTTAAATGTAGGTAGTGCTTTTAGTGGCTTACAGCAGCATGCGCCTCATACTCTTATTGCAGGTGCAACAGGCAGTGGTAAATCTGTATTATTACAAAATTTGATTTTAGATATTGCTATGACCAACACGCCTGATTTAGCTCATATCTATTTAATTGATCCTAAAGGGATAGATTATATGCACCTTGATGACTTACCACATATTCATCAAGGTATTATTTACGATCGTGAATCGGCTACAACTGTTTTAGAAAAATTAGTAGAGGAAATGGATTCTCGCTATCTTTTGTTCCGAGAGAAAAAAGCCGCCAGTTTGGATGCTTATAATCAGAAAGTCGAATCAAATCAGCGGTTACCAGTGGTGTGGTTAGTTCATGATGAATTTGCTGACTGGATGATGGTAGATGAATATAAAGAAGCCGTGACAACCTCGGTGAGCCGTTTGGGGGTAAAAGCGAGGGCTGCCGGGATTCATCTTGTCTTTGCGGCTCAACGGCCTGATGCAAATGTCTTACCTTTACAGTTAAGAGAAAATTTGGGTAATCGCCTCATACTACGCGTTGAGAGTAGTGGTACATCAAAAATTGCCTTAGGTGAAAATGGGGCTGAACAGTTATTGGGCAAGGGACATCTGTTGGCTCGTTTAGCAAATGAATCCAATCTGATATACGCCCAAGTACCTTTTTTAAGTAGCGAACAAATTGAGGAACTGACACAAATTATTAAGAAACATTATGCTAACCAATGAACTGTTAAATCCAAAATATATCTACCTTGATTATCAGGCCACGACTCCTCTTGACCCCCGAGTTAAAGAGAAAATGCTTACCTATATGGATGCTGATTTTGGTAATGCCAGCAGTGCGGATCATGAATTCGGGTCTGTCGCTAGTAAGGCAGTAAAAGCAGCAAAAAAACAAGTTGCAGCTCTAGTTGGAGCCAATCCAAGAGATGTCTATTTTACTTCTGGAACAACAGAAAGTATCAACTTGGCAATTCAAGGGTATGTACACAAGCACAAACAACCTAAAAAGCCTTTTCGTCTGGCAACCCTACCTATCGAACACAAAGCAGTTTTGGATACTTGTAAATTTCTAGAATCTAAAAAATTAATTGAACTGGTTTTTCTTAAAATAAATAGTGAAGGCCAAGTTGATATAAATGATTTAGCTTTTCATGCTCAAAAAGGGTTGGATTTTTTGGCCGTTATGGCAGCAAATAATGAAGTGGGAACGATTTATCCTGTAAAAACGATTGCTGAAATAGCTAATAGTTATCAGATTCCTTTTTTCTGTGATGCTTCTCAAGCAGCAGGTAAAATACCATTAGAATTTGATGAATGGGGACTCCAGTTTTTGGCTCTCACAGGACATAAAATGTATGGCCCAAAAGGCTGTGGGGCTCTGATAATGGAGCACGGCATTGAAATTGAACCCCTTTTTTATGGCGGAGGTCATCAAAATGGCATTCGCCCAGGCACATTAAATGTTCCTGGAATAGTTGGTTTAGGTGAAGCTTGTTTTATCCGACAACTTGAAATGTTTGAAGATGAGCGAGCCATTTCTAAAATGAGAAATCAGTTACAATCACTTCTTTCAGACTCAATACCTAACTTAAAAATAAATGGCGATTTAAATCAACGTTTATCAGGTAACTTGCATATCTCTATACCTGGCATTGAAAATCAAATGATGATCTCGCACTTAAGGTCTCATTTGGCTATCTCAACAGGTTCAGCTTGTACGTCAGGCTTGGTAGAACCTTCTTTTGTGCTTCAAGCTATGGGCTTATCCTATGAGCAAATGGAAGGGGCTTTGAGAATCAGTTTAGGTAAATTCACAACAGAAGAAGAAGTTCAAAAATCGGCACAGTTAATCATTGATGCTTATCATAAAATTAAATCCTTGATATCTTAAAATCATGCCAGAAATTCACCGTCATAAAACAGCCATTCATCGAGGAGAACTCTCCAAACCTGTGCGTTTGGCTTTGGAAGATGGCCTTCTCACTCAAGAGAATACCTTCTTTGATTATGGTTGTGGACGTGGAGGCGATTTGCAACGATTGAAGCGCAAGGGTTTTCAATGTGAGGGGTGGGATCCCAAATACTGCCCCGATGCCGAAAAAAAATCCTCAGAAATTGTTAATTTTGGCTATGTTCTGAATGTCATCGAAAATCCCCAAGAGCGAGTCCACACACTTCAGCAAGCCTGGAGCTTGGCTCAAAATATGCTGATTGTTTCAGCTCAGCATGTCATGAGTGCAAATCTCAAAGATGCCAAACCTTATAAAGATGGCTATCTCACCCAACGCAGCACCTTTCAAAAATATTTTGAGCAACAGGAATTAAAAGCTTTTATTGAACAGCATTTACAGGTAAAATCTGTACCTGTAGCACCCGGAATTTTTTATGTTTTTAGAGATGAATCGCAAAGAGAAAACTATCTCTCTCAACGCTACCGTCGCCAAACTGCTCGGCCACGTGAACTGGTCAGCGATCTTCTCTTTACCCAACATCAAGTTCTTTTTCAAACTATTATGGATTTTTATACAGATCGGGGCCGTTTACCTGAGCCAACAGAAATTCCAGAAGGGCCAGATATTGTAGCTGAAATTGGCAGCATGACAAAAGCTTTTGGGATTCTCAAACGCAAAACGGATCCCCAACACTGGGAAAAAATTCGAGTAGACAGAGCCTTAGACCTGATTGTTTATTTGGCTCTATCACGCTTCGAAGGGCGTTCAAAATTTACCCACTTGCCCTTAGCTCTGCAATACGATATCAAAGCACATTACTCAAGTTATAAAAATGCTTGTGAGTTTGCTGATGATTTGCTTTTCTCTGTGGGTAACCTTGATGTGCTTAAAGGTGCTTTCAAAAATTGCAAAGTAGGAAAAATGTTGCCTCAAGAATTGTATATACATATCAGCGCCTTGCCACATTTACCTCCTGAATTGCGGGTTTTAGAAGGTTGTGCCAGAGCCTTTATTGGAAATATTGATAACGCAAATATCATAAAAATTAGTCGGTTTAAACCCAAGGTTTCTTACCTCTATTATCCAGATTTTGATAAGGATCCCCATCCAAGGCTAGAATCATCTCTGTTGGTTCATTTGGGTAAATATTATGAATCCTATAGAGATTACTCTCTATATACAAATCCACCTATCCTTCATCGAAAAGAAGAGTTTGTTTCAGAACATTATCCATTGCGAGAGAGATTTGCAAAATTAACCCATGCAGAAGTAAAAGCCGGTTTATATGAACAGCCTTTGAAAATCGGGATGAAACAAGGATGGGAAGAAGTCTTAAAAGAAAAGAAAATTCTATTTAAAGGACATCGTCTTATTAAAATTTAAATTGGTACAGATGAAGTAAAGATATTGAAATTTGCTTCAGAATTCATCAGAGTCCTCCTCATTCAAACATTTTGAATATCAAGCTTGTGTTACAAAAATATCTCATTTATAATGCGTAAATAAGCAAAAATATGTGGAGCCCTTCTTTCAGTGAATGCCAGCTTGAATATTCTT is drawn from bacterium (Candidatus Blackallbacteria) CG13_big_fil_rev_8_21_14_2_50_49_14 and contains these coding sequences:
- a CDS encoding DNA translocase FtsK; this translates as MNELELIAKVTTAVLRRSIATEENRDEGVARFLLDRLTEKQVAQICVEILDDPTLAQNIKIRIPKTLISSDLAKEFKLPEDILTDHKTTYWRNAPCEQRAIVLANTNDDQGQSLRDLTSLGAAEIKQEVDLWCQVASEGLPLSEKQLMHWVKSLQGLQEGISCSLVQFASYLLRTRQQIENEGISLTEAMGWALPALHIPKDSGFFRSIPPLKLGHKAEWLKRFQQARQNRSCFLEKQNPKREILDEEELRNKFEQQKDQIPSDIHPAIIDFLDTEPGWSPASEVLAEFEWEGQGISTLFEIKRSKTDLPTLTLDYYSQTWPDVLTDDDVNYLLALKKRKSKEPLEQDREFYENHRQELAEKPSLKSQWDKFIYGAAIECQDFISGLLLAVARLYDQIENTEGQKTLSIRTQFDKSRSKWLSINSDAATYFATRYKGLTALMGASVQWDVHYLFSYPEFIEVESKKQAKKLSNYSASKKANEIKFIMTLEYQVGKSKRQSEVQLNWKFNPNAIACKLYGDLKRLSESKSTFLSPPVFLEAVSKKGDLQHISLTDTGTLQAQFRQERGTLVSAYDKTWDMGVIFSSHLKSLLAEGHLNSEQATEIKLAWQNFSNFYKEALVSWLTEGVHSEKIIEQMKSYDGLLRVLQKYASEDIAREKLWEPLLKIGNYQIAGYSMSILAPWHPFRLASLAIQTRQTTSLITKLLTESVKFSDTRLFFKERLQELEQPYYPEITVGNLGKGKEPKLLNMTDSFCDYSLMERPVLSPDGKWETNEDPTRASKKIKDVVQRYLELLPHERASLDLVLFNCDNDKLPQKVIKELSDLYSGTDVICQVMLRHRNSSKLTALYKNLIENTSQEDQSLISGEYTSDFMSRFRIGILQESPNIQIHQGKPADIVFLQDVISNKAKEEWVVSPQSNSGEIERPNILDHVPIRWSKRRPSQKGEQKATNYLVSPIQPQEGLTYIKSIECMVEQKKSDHNYALPVRQISLKDDEIDTILDEVHRIGEWVVNYDDLLDRRQLNNYDVEVIRYQQKRNDKRKLLISSSSPTQMLNVLIQRRLQDLGLQLEDSAQSRLVAQIVDDGKKVSGDLVLRAAKRGVFAKELMGIVLSLVLLQAEIGQKTPMGVFSLDDYASWFGQKEQRIADIMVLNPVRDNNAAQLNILISEAKYIDLVSLSTSQKSSQNQLRDTVLRLQNALDPTKKREDAEMWLAKICDMLLEGITHHPQGTDFSGELEFWRNGLMNRSIPILIRGYSHVFVFGSHESTVNSQQLIVSNVSNCIQEIFNRESVKKLVEAYAEKSYEKIQAIRQDLGDSITFETIRQPQNPQREKAASTITTVINNPTDPPATQEEKPEPVTQESGTISPDLSEPEECNGKEQELPWPPKYLKTWLNTNSLSQVNGDSESQLQEDIVSRLKTALYSYDLPVKILGSRLTPNAILVRLKGSDQLTVDAVDKKRSQLLTTHALNLLSVTAQPGEIIISIERPQRQVISMADSWLTRLNNPTASNMNMSLLVGVKEIDGELLYLNVGSAFSGLQQHAPHTLIAGATGSGKSVLLQNLILDIAMTNTPDLAHIYLIDPKGIDYMHLDDLPHIHQGIIYDRESATTVLEKLVEEMDSRYLLFREKKAASLDAYNQKVESNQRLPVVWLVHDEFADWMMVDEYKEAVTTSVSRLGVKARAAGIHLVFAAQRPDANVLPLQLRENLGNRLILRVESSGTSKIALGENGAEQLLGKGHLLARLANESNLIYAQVPFLSSEQIEELTQIIKKHYANQ
- a CDS encoding aminotransferase produces the protein MLTNELLNPKYIYLDYQATTPLDPRVKEKMLTYMDADFGNASSADHEFGSVASKAVKAAKKQVAALVGANPRDVYFTSGTTESINLAIQGYVHKHKQPKKPFRLATLPIEHKAVLDTCKFLESKKLIELVFLKINSEGQVDINDLAFHAQKGLDFLAVMAANNEVGTIYPVKTIAEIANSYQIPFFCDASQAAGKIPLEFDEWGLQFLALTGHKMYGPKGCGALIMEHGIEIEPLFYGGGHQNGIRPGTLNVPGIVGLGEACFIRQLEMFEDERAISKMRNQLQSLLSDSIPNLKINGDLNQRLSGNLHISIPGIENQMMISHLRSHLAISTGSACTSGLVEPSFVLQAMGLSYEQMEGALRISLGKFTTEEEVQKSAQLIIDAYHKIKSLIS
- a CDS encoding DNA phosphorothioation-associated methyltransferase, which encodes MPEIHRHKTAIHRGELSKPVRLALEDGLLTQENTFFDYGCGRGGDLQRLKRKGFQCEGWDPKYCPDAEKKSSEIVNFGYVLNVIENPQERVHTLQQAWSLAQNMLIVSAQHVMSANLKDAKPYKDGYLTQRSTFQKYFEQQELKAFIEQHLQVKSVPVAPGIFYVFRDESQRENYLSQRYRRQTARPRELVSDLLFTQHQVLFQTIMDFYTDRGRLPEPTEIPEGPDIVAEIGSMTKAFGILKRKTDPQHWEKIRVDRALDLIVYLALSRFEGRSKFTHLPLALQYDIKAHYSSYKNACEFADDLLFSVGNLDVLKGAFKNCKVGKMLPQELYIHISALPHLPPELRVLEGCARAFIGNIDNANIIKISRFKPKVSYLYYPDFDKDPHPRLESSLLVHLGKYYESYRDYSLYTNPPILHRKEEFVSEHYPLRERFAKLTHAEVKAGLYEQPLKIGMKQGWEEVLKEKKILFKGHRLIKI